TTCTGGCCGGCGTGTGGAATTCTGCTGACGTCACGAATCGAGGCGCTGACACGGTCGTGAAACTGAAAATCTTTCAAATGAGGAGAGGAGAATAAAGAAAGGAGGGCATTACTGATGTCCAGTTATTTGCACGCAACACAAGTGTACATTCCTCCGAGGGCGGTCCAGTCGTTAATCAGCGGGTCAGCGAGTCACGAATCTCTATATGCACGGAGAGAGGCTATAAAGTCACGGTGCGTGTGTGCGCATTGACTTGTGTGCAGGAAATTCCTGCAACGAAAAACTGATGACGTCAAACAAACTACTCTGGCATGAGGTCGGCTCTCGTGAGTGATTTGCATATCCCAACGTAAAAGTTTCCCAGCGCTGCCGAGCGATTAGATGTTGGtgtagtagagagagagagagaaatggttTTTAAGTTGCACTTTTTTTCGGGATGGATCTGATAATGATTACACAGCACACGAATAGAATCGATAGCATCGCACAATCAACTGATTGTAGTCATTGTACCAGTACtaactttttcgtttcttttattttcccgcaGATTGCCCCAAGGTTTTGACGCTGTACGGCATGTCGAATCTGGTCAGCGAAAGCGAACACTCGCTCGACTTGATGGATCCTTACCAACGCGACGCCAAAACCATCGGTACGATTCCACAAtgattattttccttttgtggCTGGTGCCAATTCATTTCTCtaacctttttcatttttggataTTATTTCAGTGTGGGAGAAGATTATGCGCGGCGAATTCAAATTGCCGACCAAATTGACCAATGGGAAACCCGTCAAGACTCCGCCGAAATCGTCCGCTGCTCTCGGCAACGACGTCTACTCATCGCCGTACGAAATCCGCGTCCGCCCGCCACCGACGTTCGTCGCTCCGCCGGCTACTCCATCCGCTGACAGCAACCAGCAGTCGGAGCCAAACGAACCTTCATCGATTAATTTAGAtgaagattcttcttcttctaaaatGACAATCATCCGTTTCGGTCGTTCACTACCCAAAACGACGAATGGAAATGAACCGTTGCCGCTTCTCTCTGAACAGGACGCCGAGATGTTGAGTCGGTTGGTTGTCTAAATCGTTATATTCCGGTTCCAATcattgtaaaataattatttttttctaaatatttgcttgaaaaaaactaattatagcaaaaaacaacaacattctaCGTTACTTTGGTTGATGAGTATCGTGGCAAATGATGTTGACATTGGTATCTAGTCAAAtctgtttgaatttttgttttgttacttttgtttcttctttaattATCAATTGTTTGGAATTGCATTGTGAACATTCCAgccgtgtttatttttacataGACCTTGGACTTCCTGTAACATTTCATATCAATCCACTCCAGAGGCTTTTCATAATTATGTGTCCCCTATACATAATAACAGGCTATTACTCGTGTATGTTAACGAGACATTTTCATATTCGACGTTATTTTTGCACTTTCATTCTTCTGTCCTTCACTATTTGCCCTCCATCAAAGAAATTGTTGATCCACCGGATGGTCATGAATTCCTGTAAATAAAATCAGATGAAAGACTTGTAATCGAATTTCTCTTTA
The sequence above is drawn from the Daphnia pulicaria isolate SC F1-1A chromosome 1, SC_F0-13Bv2, whole genome shotgun sequence genome and encodes:
- the LOC124316694 gene encoding uncharacterized protein LOC124316694; this encodes MSRWSCRCPFLLLIVASFILVNQPQPTDAAAIPIWELLKHEEKMGRLFYVFVHLVEQYCKTSDIPDCPKVLTLYGMSNLVSESEHSLDLMDPYQRDAKTIVWEKIMRGEFKLPTKLTNGKPVKTPPKSSAALGNDVYSSPYEIRVRPPPTFVAPPATPSADSNQQSEPNEPSSINLDEDSSSSKMTIIRFGRSLPKTTNGNEPLPLLSEQDAEMLSRLVV